From a single Sphaeramia orbicularis chromosome 4, fSphaOr1.1, whole genome shotgun sequence genomic region:
- the coa7 gene encoding cytochrome c oxidase assembly factor 7 — MAGLINFEDEKEVKQFLDNIGVEFSFQCYKEKDPEGCQRLADYMEVVKKNYESTAQVLKHNCDTYGHGESCYKLGAYYVTGKGGITACLKTAYSCFLRSCNTGGKKSIDACHNVGLLAHDGRAAEGGPDLGAARQYYEKACAGGFAPSCFNLSALYIEGNSKGLAPDMTLALKYANKACELGHVWGCANASRMYKLGDGTEKDEKKAEELKNRAKELHGLEKERQLKFGE, encoded by the exons ATGGCTGGACTCATAAACTTTGAAGACGAGAAAGAAGTGAAGCAGTTTTTGGACAACATAGGAGTTGAATTTAGCTTCCAGTGCTACAAAGAGAAGGACCCTGAAG GATGCCAAAGGCTTGCCGACTATATGGAAGTGGTGAAGAAAAACTATGAATCCACGGCACAAGTGCTCAAACATAACTGTGACACGTACGGACACGGGGAAAGCTGCTATAAACTGGGAGCTTATTATGTCACAGGCAAAG GTGGAATAACTGCATGTCTAAAAACAGCCTATTCGTGCTTTCTGCGCTCCTGTAATACTGGAGGAAAGAAGTCCATAGATGCTTGTCATAATGTCGGCCTTTTAGCCCACGATGGACGAGCTGCGGAAGGAGGACCTGACCTTGGAGCAGCTCGTCAGTACTATGAGAAAGCCTGTGCTGGTGGCTTTGCTCCTTCCTGTTTTAACCTCAGTGCTCTGTATATTGAGGGCAATTCCAAAGGGCTGGCGCCTGATATGACTCTAGCTTTGAAGTATGCCAACAAGGCTTGTGAACTGGGACATGTGTGGGGCTGTGCCAATGCAAGTCGCATGTACAAACTTGGTGATGGAACAGAGAAGGATGAGAAGAAAGCAGAAGAACTGAAGAATCGTGCAAAAGAGCTTCATGGTTTGGAGAAGGAAAGGCAACTTAAATTTGGGGAGtga